In Hippoglossus stenolepis isolate QCI-W04-F060 chromosome 5, HSTE1.2, whole genome shotgun sequence, one genomic interval encodes:
- the taf3 gene encoding transcription initiation factor TFIID subunit 3, protein MCESYARSLLRVSVAQICQALGWDAVQLTACDLLSDVLHRYIQQLARVCHRYSELYGRTDPVLDDVSQAFRLLGVSLSELEDYVHNLEPVAFTHQTPLFPVSKNNVLQFPQPGARDAEERKDYIPDHMPPLVSLQEEEEEEEVLADMGTSAEAMQVALEEDEDEIEEDETVNDENYPLKRHLDSPDAAVGMMPTSKRPRMYPGLSPEWGVEPREPLTSLNPQRVPPGILPSHDSLDPLSPETPSGALPPFRPQPVVPKHSDQKGLTTPGRKPKVSSPGRQRTKSPKGGIPVSVGGSPIHSPKASKERKKSPGRTKSPKSPKSPKMSSVKASQPPSKTDVVHKLPLSALSERMGKENIHMRQNIEDRELAEGPFKKLEPDNTAIDDSIDAVIARACAEREPDPFAFSSGSDSDSNGFSSPRRLTIMEPSTPKVLMGASNAITDTSTPLHLQTHPGLGNWTMDDSINEVIRKVNQGGPSAQPPNQGVYVSSGSASPPTPEPLLKVFEEKNKIVSSIDVKKKLKKELKTKMKKKEKDKPKDKDREKDKGKVKEKNKDKNRDKNKEFSKEAKMPWKEFGVKDEEHFLQRDFSLPEISIKMKSRDGDVPKKEKEKHKDKKKDKEKSKKDKDKREKGKDRNKEDKQKQSGLASFALGEGLPLFSPSACLRMPPILPPLPPMLQEKDVKSKEKDKKKDKKEKKKKKDKEKDKEREKAKEKEREKEEKRKEKEREKEKREKEKEKERERIRLEKVKVEIPAALPSPVIPRLTLRVGAGQDKIVISKVVPNTESKTPTPKTPTAKSGPGNRPRTPPPPPILVPVAPPLPPPASPLPLAPAPSSLLSLAPMLSPTTSVKPPVRSVVTETVSTYVIRDEWGNQIWICPGCNKPDDGSPMIGCDDCDDWYHWPCVGVMTAPPEDQQWFCVKCSGKKKDKKHKKRKHKLH, encoded by the exons ATGTGCGAGAGCTATGCCCGCTCGCTGCTGCGTGTGTCGGTGGCGCAGATCTGCCAGGCTCTGGGCTGGGATGCCGTTCAGCTCACTGCGTGCGATCTGCTGTCCGATGTGCTGCATCGGTATATCCAGCAGTTAGCCAGGGTCTGCCATCGCTACTCCGAGCTCT ATGGAAGAACGGATCCGGTCCTGGATGATGTGAGCCAGGCCTTCAGGCTGCTGGGCGTGAGTCTGAGTGAACTGGAGGACTATGTCCACAACCTGGAGCCCGTGGCCTTCACCCATCAAACGCCACTCTTTCCTGTTAGCAAAAATAACGTCCTCCAGTTTCCCCAGCCCGGAGCCCGAGATGCGGAGGAAAGGAAGGACTACATTCCAGATCACATGCCCCCCCTGGTCTCCTTACAAGAAG aagaggaagaggaggaggtccTTGCTGACATGGGCACCTCAGCCGAAGCTATGCAGGTGGcactggaggaggatgaggatgaaatCGAAGAAGATGAGACCGTCAATGATGAGAACTACCCTCTGAAGAGGCACCTGGACAGCCCCGATGCTGCTGTTGGCATGATGCCTACTTCCAAGAGACCACGGATGTACCCTGGCCTCAGCCCAGAATGGGGGGTTGAGCCCCGGGAGCCCCTGACGTCTCTCAATCCACAACGTGTTCCCCCAGGCATCCTGCCTTCCCATGATAGCCTTGATCCCCTGTCACCTGAAACACCCTCTGGAGCCTTGCCCCCCTTCAGACCTCAGCCGGTAGTACCAAAACACTCTGATCAAAAAGGCCTCACCACTCCAGGGAGAAAGCCTAAGGTCTCATCCCCTGGCAGACAACGGACTAAGTCCCCTAAAGGGGGGATTCCTGTTTCGGTGGGTGGTAGTCCCATCCACTCTCCAAAAGCGTCTAAGGAAAGGAAGAAATCCCCGGGCAGGACGAAGAGTCCTAAAAGCCCCAAGAGCCCAAAAATGAGTTCGGTCAAAGCATCTCAACCCCCAAGCAAGACAGACGTTGTGCATAAATTACCGCTGTCTGCGCTGAGTGAGAGGATGGGTAAGGAGAACATCCATATGCGTCAGAACATAGAGGACCGGGAGTTAGCCGAGGGCCCCTTTAAGAAACTAGAGCCTGATAATACAGCTATCGATGACTCAATCGATGCTGTGATTGCCAGAGCGTGTGCCGAGCGGGAGCCCGATCCTTTTGCCTTCTCATCTGGTTCTGACTCAGACAGCAATGGATTCTCCAGCCCCAGGAGACTGACCATTATGGAGCCATCGACACCTAAAGTCCTGATGGGGGCCAGCAATGCTATAACAGACACGTCAACACCACTTCACCTACAGACACACCCAGGCCTAGGAAACTGGACAATGGATGATTCAATCAATGAGGTGATCCGAAAGGTCAACCAGGGGGGTCCGTCTGCACAGCCGCCAAACCAAGGAGTGTATGTGTCGTCGGGGTCGGCCTCGCCACCCACTCCTGAACCTCTGCTCAAGGTGTTTGAGGAGAAGAACAAGATTGTGTCGTCAATAGATGTCAAGAAAAAGCTGAAGAAGGAGCTCAAAACtaaaatgaagaagaaggagaaagacaaGCCGAAAGACAAAGACCGGGAAAAGGATAAGGGCAAGGTAAAAGAGAAGAATAAGGATAAGAACAGGGATAAAAACAAGGAGTTTTCCAAGGAGGCCAAGATGCCCTGGAAGGAGTTTGGGGTGAAGGATGAGGAGCACTTCCTTCAGCGAGACTTTTCTCTGCCCGAGATTTCCATCAAGATGAAATCCAGAGATGGAGATGTTCCtaagaaggagaaggaaaaacacaaagacaaaaagaaggataaagaaaaaagcaaaaaggacAAAGACAAGAGGGAGAAGggcaaagacagaaacaaggaggacaaacagaaacaatctGGCTTAGCTTCTTTTGCTCTGGGTGAAGGCCTACCACTGTTCAGCCCCTCCGCCTGCCTGCGCATGCCCCCCATACTCCCTCCTCTGCCCCCGATGCTCCAGGAGAAAGATGTGAAGAGCAAAGAGAAGGacaagaagaaggacaagaaagagaagaagaaaaagaaggacaAGGAGAAGGATAAGGAGCGAGAGAAGGccaaagaaaaggagagggagaaagaggagaagaggaaagaaaaggagagggaaaaggagaaacgagaaaaggagaaggagaaagagagagagaggattcgATTGGAGAAG GTGAAAGTAGAAATTCCAGCTGCTCTACCGTCTCCAGTCATCCCCAGACTGACGCTCAGGGTGGGAGCAGGCCAGGACAAAAT AGTTATCAGCAAAGTGGTTCCAAATACAGAATCCAAGACGCCAACACCCAAGACCCCCACTGCCAAGTCTGGACCTGGGAATCGCCCTCGGacgcctccacctcctccaatACTTGTCCCAGTCGCAccccctctgcctccacccGCTTCCCCGCTCCCACTAGCGCCTGCTCCTTCGTCTTTGCTCTCCCTGGCACCCATGCTCTCTCCCACCACTTCCGTCAAACCACCGGTCCGCAGCGTAGTAACTGAGACCGTCAGTACCTACGTG ATTCGAGATGAATGGGGAAACCAGATCTGGATTTGTCCTGGATGCAACAAACCTGATGATGGCAGTCCCATGATAGGATGTGATGATTGTGATGATTGGTATCATTG GCCTTGTGTCGGTGTCATGACAGCGCCTCCCGAGGACCAGCAGTGGTTCTGTGTTAAATGTTCCGGCAAGAAGaaggacaaaaaacacaagaaacggaaacacaaactgcattGA